A region from the Clostridium beijerinckii genome encodes:
- a CDS encoding lactaldehyde reductase, translating to MSIYYIPPINIMGRGCLAEAKEPIKALGAKKAFIVSDKFLTSNGTVKKITDMLDEIGVTYVLYNDVKPNPTVNNVNSGLEILKKEDCDIVITIGGGSPQDCGKAISILATNGGTTKDYEGVNKTTKKCLPIIAITTTAGTSAEVTINYVITDEERHVKMIMVDTNSLATMTVNDPELMIGKPAGLTAATGMDALTHAIEAVVAKGAYDVTDATALYAIKQIFNFLPRAVKDGSDIEAREQMCYACFLNGIAFSNAGLGNVHAMAHQLGGLYDLPHGVCNAMLLPYVQEENAKGVPAKFRPIAEVIGMDVAGKSDEECVDFVISKIKALSEEVRIPKSLKEVGVDNPDFDKLAEFAMNDACAGANPIFFDKEKLIELFRKIS from the coding sequence ATGAGTATTTATTATATCCCACCAATTAATATTATGGGAAGAGGATGTCTTGCGGAAGCAAAAGAACCTATAAAAGCACTGGGAGCAAAAAAAGCATTTATTGTTAGTGATAAGTTCCTTACTTCCAACGGAACCGTTAAAAAAATAACTGACATGTTAGATGAAATCGGCGTTACATATGTTCTTTATAACGATGTAAAGCCTAACCCAACTGTAAATAATGTAAATAGTGGTTTGGAGATTCTTAAAAAAGAAGACTGCGATATCGTTATTACTATTGGTGGTGGTTCGCCTCAAGACTGTGGTAAGGCTATTTCTATCCTTGCCACAAACGGTGGTACTACAAAGGACTATGAAGGCGTAAATAAGACAACTAAAAAATGTCTTCCTATTATTGCTATAACCACTACAGCTGGTACTTCTGCAGAAGTTACCATTAACTATGTTATTACAGATGAAGAGCGTCACGTAAAGATGATTATGGTTGATACCAATTCTCTTGCTACCATGACTGTAAATGACCCTGAGCTAATGATTGGTAAACCAGCTGGTCTAACAGCTGCTACAGGTATGGACGCTTTGACACATGCTATCGAGGCTGTGGTTGCAAAAGGTGCTTATGATGTCACCGACGCCACTGCTTTATATGCAATTAAGCAGATTTTTAACTTTCTGCCAAGAGCTGTTAAAGACGGTAGTGACATCGAAGCCAGAGAGCAGATGTGTTATGCCTGTTTTTTAAATGGTATTGCTTTCAGTAATGCTGGTTTGGGTAACGTTCATGCTATGGCTCATCAACTAGGAGGTCTATATGACTTGCCACATGGTGTATGTAATGCTATGCTTCTTCCTTATGTACAAGAGGAAAATGCTAAGGGTGTTCCAGCTAAATTCCGTCCAATCGCAGAGGTTATTGGCATGGATGTAGCAGGAAAATCCGATGAAGAGTGTGTAGATTTTGTAATCAGCAAGATTAAGGCTCTTTCCGAAGAGGTACGTATCCCTAAATCTTTGAAAGAAGTTGGCGTAGATAACCCTGACTTTGACAAGCTTGCTGAGTTTGCTATGAATGATGCTTGTGCAGGTGCTAACCCTATATTCTTCGATAAAGAAAAGTTAATTGAGCTATTTAGAAAGATTTCTTAA
- a CDS encoding gluconate permease, translated as MPLLIIALAVVCLLILISVFKLNTFISLLIVSFLAAVVLGEPLGKIVATIESGMGGTLGHIALIFGLGAMLGKLVADSGGAQRIAMTLIDKFGEKRVQWAVVVASFIVGIAMFFEVGLVLLIPIIFSISRELKISPMHLGIPMLAALLATHGFLPPHPGPTAIAGEYGADLGTVLMYGIIVAIPSVILAGPIYTKIAKKIIPTAFNKNGNIESLGEQKTFKLEETPSFGISLLTAMFPVILMMVSTIISMIQKTAGIPGNYLFDVISFIGNPSTAMTISLILAIYTMGIGRKVPIKQVMTSCSSAISSIGMMLLIIGGGGAFKQVLIDGGVGNYIALLFQGSSISPILLAWIVAAILRVCLGSATVAALSTAGLVIPMLAGHPDVNLALVTLATGAGSAIASHVNDAGFWMVKEYFGLSMKETFSTWTILATIVSVTGLVCILILNIFV; from the coding sequence ATGCCATTATTAATTATAGCACTAGCAGTAGTGTGTTTACTTATATTAATTTCTGTCTTCAAATTAAATACATTTATTTCATTGCTTATTGTTTCATTTCTTGCAGCTGTGGTGTTGGGGGAACCTCTTGGAAAGATTGTTGCAACGATTGAATCAGGGATGGGCGGAACACTTGGCCATATAGCTTTAATATTTGGTCTTGGTGCCATGCTCGGTAAATTAGTTGCTGATTCAGGTGGAGCACAGCGTATTGCCATGACTTTGATTGACAAATTTGGAGAAAAACGAGTTCAATGGGCTGTTGTAGTTGCTTCATTTATTGTTGGTATAGCAATGTTTTTTGAAGTAGGATTAGTTTTATTAATTCCAATTATATTTTCTATTTCAAGAGAATTAAAAATTTCTCCAATGCACTTAGGTATTCCAATGCTTGCTGCTTTATTAGCAACACATGGATTTCTGCCTCCACATCCAGGACCAACAGCAATAGCTGGAGAATATGGAGCAGACCTTGGAACCGTTTTAATGTACGGTATTATTGTAGCAATACCATCTGTTATTTTAGCAGGGCCAATATATACTAAGATTGCTAAAAAAATTATACCTACCGCTTTTAATAAAAATGGTAATATTGAATCTTTAGGTGAACAAAAAACGTTTAAACTCGAAGAAACACCTAGTTTTGGAATTAGTTTGTTAACAGCGATGTTTCCTGTTATTTTAATGATGGTTTCAACAATAATTTCAATGATACAAAAAACAGCAGGAATTCCAGGAAATTATTTGTTTGATGTTATTAGCTTTATTGGTAATCCATCGACAGCAATGACTATATCTTTAATACTTGCAATCTATACTATGGGAATAGGAAGGAAGGTTCCAATTAAACAAGTGATGACTTCTTGTTCTTCTGCCATTTCGTCAATTGGAATGATGCTTTTAATTATTGGTGGCGGGGGTGCTTTTAAACAAGTGCTTATTGATGGAGGCGTTGGCAATTATATCGCTTTACTATTTCAAGGAAGTTCCATATCACCTATACTACTTGCATGGATAGTTGCAGCCATTTTACGTGTTTGTTTAGGTTCTGCAACAGTAGCAGCTCTATCAACAGCAGGTCTAGTTATTCCAATGCTTGCTGGTCATCCCGATGTCAATCTAGCCTTAGTAACACTTGCAACTGGAGCCGGAAGTGCAATAGCATCTCATGTAAACGATGCTGGATTCTGGATGGTTAAAGAATACTTTGGTTTAAGCATGAAAGAAACATTCTCAACCTGGACTATACTAGCAACCATTGTGTCAGTAACAGGATTAGTATGTATTTTGATATTGAATATATTTGTTTAA
- a CDS encoding YjhG/YagF family D-xylonate dehydratase, whose amino-acid sequence MSLKSIYGDENVSLYEIHTHAEGPKGSLPLTPELLKDSPSGNIFGMTLNAGMGWEPSKLLGDNVLILSTQGGIRDNDGTPIAVGLHTGHFELGLQMRAAAEEIKKLGGVPHAAYVTDPCDGRSQGTTGMFDSLPYRNDASIVFRRLIRSLPTRRAVVGVAACDKGLPAMMMALASMHDLPTIVVPGGATLQPTKGEDAGIIQTIGARFANNEISLEDASSLGCKACASAGGGCQFFGTAGTSQVIAEALGMALTHSALAPSGQPIWEEIAKQSAKAAFEMANNGITTKDIITDKAIENAMMIHAAFGGSTNLLLHLPAIAHAANCKMPTVEDWAKINKKVPRLVSVMPIGPVNYPTVNVFLAGGVPEVMLHLRKLGLLHEDVLTVTGETLGANLDWWEKSERRIQCRNRLVEVDGVDPDEVIMNPSQAKERGLTSTVTFPLGNIAPEGSVVKSTAIDPSVIDDDGVFRHTGKAKVFNSEKSAIKAIKDGGKIKAGDVMIVSGVGPMGTGMEETYQLTSALKKLPFGKHVSLITDARFSGVSTGACFGHVGPEALAGGPLGKLKDGDVIEIIIDTNQLEGSINFIGTEDKQLSYEEAAKVLEARETDPNLQPDPDLPDDTRLWAALQAVSGGTWGGSVYDVDKIIEVIEAGKKAMAKE is encoded by the coding sequence ATGTCATTAAAATCTATTTATGGTGATGAAAATGTATCTTTATATGAAATTCACACTCACGCAGAAGGTCCGAAGGGTTCACTTCCACTTACACCAGAATTGTTGAAAGATTCACCTAGTGGCAATATATTCGGAATGACTTTAAATGCTGGTATGGGATGGGAGCCATCGAAACTCTTGGGAGATAATGTGCTAATACTTAGTACTCAAGGCGGAATCCGTGATAATGATGGTACTCCAATTGCTGTAGGATTACACACAGGCCACTTTGAATTAGGATTGCAAATGAGAGCAGCAGCTGAAGAAATCAAGAAACTTGGAGGTGTCCCTCATGCTGCATACGTAACGGATCCATGTGACGGACGTAGCCAGGGTACAACCGGAATGTTTGACTCTCTACCTTATCGTAATGATGCATCAATAGTATTTCGTAGATTAATTCGCTCATTGCCAACAAGGCGTGCAGTAGTCGGAGTGGCTGCATGTGACAAAGGTCTACCTGCAATGATGATGGCACTGGCATCTATGCATGATTTGCCAACTATTGTTGTTCCTGGAGGTGCAACACTTCAACCTACAAAGGGGGAAGACGCAGGAATAATTCAAACGATTGGAGCTAGATTTGCCAATAATGAAATTTCATTAGAAGATGCTTCAAGTCTAGGATGTAAAGCTTGTGCTTCTGCTGGTGGAGGATGTCAGTTCTTTGGGACAGCCGGTACTTCTCAGGTCATTGCTGAAGCATTAGGAATGGCATTGACTCACTCTGCGTTAGCACCTTCCGGCCAACCAATATGGGAAGAAATCGCTAAGCAGTCAGCCAAGGCAGCTTTTGAAATGGCCAACAATGGAATAACTACGAAGGATATTATTACAGATAAAGCAATTGAGAATGCCATGATGATTCACGCTGCTTTTGGAGGATCAACAAACTTGCTTCTTCATCTCCCAGCAATTGCACATGCTGCCAATTGTAAAATGCCAACTGTGGAAGACTGGGCAAAAATTAATAAAAAAGTACCTCGTTTAGTGAGTGTTATGCCTATTGGACCAGTTAATTACCCTACAGTCAACGTATTCTTAGCAGGAGGAGTTCCTGAGGTTATGCTTCATTTAAGAAAACTTGGGCTGTTGCATGAGGATGTTCTTACTGTTACAGGAGAAACACTTGGAGCTAACCTTGATTGGTGGGAAAAATCTGAAAGACGTATACAATGCAGAAACCGTCTAGTTGAAGTGGATGGAGTTGATCCTGATGAAGTTATTATGAACCCAAGCCAGGCAAAAGAAAGAGGACTAACATCAACAGTAACTTTCCCGTTAGGAAATATTGCCCCTGAAGGTTCAGTAGTAAAATCAACGGCTATTGATCCATCTGTTATAGATGACGACGGGGTATTTAGACACACTGGGAAAGCTAAAGTTTTCAACTCTGAAAAGTCAGCTATTAAAGCGATTAAGGATGGTGGAAAGATTAAAGCTGGTGATGTAATGATTGTAAGTGGTGTAGGACCAATGGGAACAGGAATGGAAGAAACGTACCAATTAACTTCTGCTTTAAAAAAATTGCCTTTTGGTAAGCATGTTTCTCTAATTACAGATGCACGTTTTTCTGGTGTTTCTACAGGTGCTTGTTTTGGACATGTAGGGCCTGAGGCATTGGCAGGAGGTCCTCTCGGAAAATTGAAGGACGGAGACGTTATTGAAATCATAATTGATACTAATCAGCTTGAGGGATCAATTAATTTCATTGGAACTGAGGATAAACAGCTTTCTTATGAAGAAGCAGCTAAAGTTTTAGAAGCACGTGAAACTGATCCAAATCTTCAACCTGATCCAGATCTTCCAGATGATACAAGATTATGGGCAGCACTTCAAGCCGTTAGTGGCGGAACTTGGGGTGGAAGTGTATATGATGTAGATAAAATTATTGAAGTTATTGAAGCTGGAAAGAAAGCTATGGCTAAAGAATAA
- a CDS encoding dihydrodipicolinate synthase family protein — translation MKKIEFLTPVITAFDAEGNLDIKANQNVYDYLINSGIDGLVIMGSTGEFYAMSTEQKKELIDLVVHYVNKRTQVIIGTGCMTTAETIELSNYAIDAGADGVIIISPYYFPLSDENLESYYGKVAESVKGDIYLYNFPDRTGYDLSPEFTLNLLRKHSNIVGYKDTVSEMGHTRKLIQTIQSEFPEFKVFSGFDENFVHNVVSGGSGCISALSNPYPEIFVDWVKAVNEKNIDRIAEIQSTVDKLSKLYDVGKSFIPIIKKTMMLKGVDIKDYCKTPILQADEKQTDSIKKIMEDIHHMV, via the coding sequence ATGAAAAAAATTGAATTTTTAACACCTGTTATTACTGCATTTGATGCTGAGGGAAACTTAGACATCAAGGCAAATCAAAATGTTTACGACTATCTCATTAACTCAGGTATAGACGGTCTAGTTATTATGGGTAGCACAGGTGAATTCTATGCCATGTCTACTGAACAAAAGAAGGAATTAATTGATCTTGTTGTTCACTATGTAAATAAAAGGACACAGGTTATTATTGGGACAGGTTGTATGACAACAGCCGAAACAATTGAACTTTCCAATTATGCTATTGATGCTGGAGCGGATGGTGTTATCATTATCAGCCCATATTATTTTCCACTATCGGATGAAAATTTGGAATCTTACTATGGAAAAGTGGCGGAATCTGTAAAAGGTGATATTTATTTATATAATTTTCCTGACAGAACTGGCTATGATTTATCACCGGAATTTACACTTAATTTATTGAGAAAGCATAGTAATATTGTTGGTTATAAAGATACAGTATCAGAAATGGGACATACTAGAAAACTAATCCAAACCATACAGAGTGAGTTCCCTGAGTTTAAGGTGTTTTCGGGGTTTGACGAAAATTTTGTACATAATGTTGTTTCTGGTGGTAGCGGATGTATTAGCGCGCTTTCCAATCCTTATCCAGAGATTTTTGTGGATTGGGTAAAAGCAGTTAATGAGAAAAATATCGATAGAATAGCTGAAATTCAGAGTACTGTTGATAAATTATCTAAATTGTATGATGTAGGTAAATCTTTTATTCCGATTATCAAAAAAACTATGATGTTAAAAGGTGTGGATATTAAGGACTACTGTAAAACTCCTATTTTGCAGGCTGATGAAAAACAAACGGATTCAATTAAAAAAATTATGGAAGATATTCATCATATGGTTTAG
- a CDS encoding IclR family transcriptional regulator, whose translation MTHKPTERVLNILNLLSINPKGLTLTEISESIDIPKSTLYPIMQTMLERNFVSIEKNSLKYAIGISAFCIGASYTRDKYMLDFIKKIMNNIVINIDETCQMGVMDGNNVLYVLKEDPGKDIDFRIISNIGKRLPAYCTALGKALLSEYEIEEIKTLYPDGLKAITENTITDFTILEDQLKKIRKTHVAIEVEEVTKFLRCYAVPLTSKGKIIAAISISIPTFRATDEKNNLAIELLLKAKQQIDAVSLD comes from the coding sequence ATGACACATAAACCAACGGAAAGAGTGCTGAATATATTAAATCTTTTATCAATTAATCCTAAAGGTCTAACTTTAACAGAGATTTCTGAATCAATTGATATACCAAAAAGCACTCTTTATCCTATTATGCAAACGATGTTAGAACGTAATTTTGTTTCTATCGAAAAAAACTCTTTAAAATATGCAATTGGAATTTCCGCATTTTGTATTGGGGCATCCTATACACGAGATAAGTATATGTTAGACTTTATTAAAAAAATAATGAATAATATTGTCATCAATATCGATGAAACCTGTCAAATGGGGGTTATGGATGGAAATAATGTACTGTATGTATTGAAAGAAGATCCTGGAAAAGATATAGATTTTCGCATTATTTCTAATATAGGAAAACGACTCCCCGCTTACTGCACAGCTTTAGGAAAAGCCTTATTAAGCGAATATGAAATTGAAGAAATAAAAACACTTTATCCTGACGGCTTAAAAGCCATTACAGAAAATACTATAACAGATTTTACTATTTTAGAAGATCAATTAAAGAAGATTAGAAAAACTCATGTGGCAATAGAAGTTGAAGAAGTAACAAAATTTTTACGCTGCTACGCAGTTCCATTGACCTCAAAAGGAAAAATAATCGCAGCCATTAGTATTAGTATTCCAACATTCCGAGCTACTGATGAAAAAAACAACCTAGCAATTGAATTATTATTAAAAGCAAAACAGCAAATTGATGCTGTTAGTTTGGACTAA
- a CDS encoding PTS mannose/fructose/sorbose transporter subunit EIIAB, whose product MKEIVLISHGDMAQGVKMSLEMIVGQTENVYVVSLRPEGDNIQFENDLRAKIETLSGNKLIIADLLGGTPCNVALKLYSKAEDVEIMAGLNLPLTLEAYTNGANASELAKLAQNSIVDVKETMNQTASKSKVKTNSDLSIYQDYANKANIVNTRIDERLIHGQVAGFWTTNLNAQRIIVANDEAASDDLQRSSLRMAANSTIRLSILPVEEAAKNIQAGKYGKQRIFLLFKNPTDVKRYLDAGGNIETVTIGNMSFKEGSREVIKNINVLPNEVASSVVSPSQKPPGVFVKEE is encoded by the coding sequence GTGAAAGAGATAGTTTTGATCAGTCATGGCGACATGGCGCAGGGAGTAAAAATGAGTTTGGAAATGATTGTTGGGCAAACAGAAAACGTTTATGTGGTTTCACTTCGACCAGAAGGTGATAATATCCAATTTGAAAATGATTTGAGAGCAAAAATAGAAACATTATCGGGTAACAAATTGATCATCGCTGATTTGCTTGGGGGCACACCTTGCAATGTAGCTTTGAAATTATACAGCAAGGCAGAAGATGTAGAAATTATGGCAGGTCTGAATTTACCTCTCACCCTTGAAGCTTACACCAATGGTGCAAATGCGAGTGAGTTAGCAAAGCTTGCCCAAAATTCTATAGTAGATGTCAAAGAAACAATGAACCAAACCGCCTCTAAATCTAAAGTAAAGACAAATAGTGATTTATCCATTTACCAAGACTATGCAAATAAAGCTAACATAGTAAACACACGTATTGATGAACGATTGATTCACGGACAAGTGGCTGGCTTTTGGACGACTAATCTTAATGCTCAACGCATTATTGTTGCTAATGACGAGGCTGCATCCGATGACTTACAAAGAAGTTCGTTAAGAATGGCAGCAAATTCAACCATCCGTTTATCTATCCTCCCTGTTGAAGAAGCAGCAAAAAATATTCAAGCTGGGAAATATGGCAAACAACGCATTTTCTTGCTATTCAAAAATCCAACAGACGTGAAACGTTACTTGGATGCGGGAGGGAACATAGAAACTGTAACCATTGGAAATATGAGCTTTAAAGAAGGCAGTCGTGAAGTAATTAAAAATATTAATGTACTCCCAAATGAAGTAGCAAGTTCAGTCGTATCTCCTTCACAAAAACCCCCGGGGGTATTTGTGAAGGAAGAATGA
- a CDS encoding GntR family transcriptional regulator encodes MAIPKYEMIKQDLLQEIKDHKFIPGEKFYSEAELKNRYSVSSITVVKALNELTLEGYLFRIQGKGTFVSKAKVSTNVKFSDIENHSVDSEHVEVLSVIEENDPTILKELNLTAKDSYVTVTRVRYANDVPFLIHHSHLPRKLIQTNLENLEAFSSVSERVHLDSGVNLFNQSSVETNDIIFPDDPSILNQLRLSFREPVVEQIKTTYLDSNEVAEYTVSYKHWKFYKIKIEVEHKKQRLGQ; translated from the coding sequence ATGGCAATTCCAAAATATGAAATGATCAAACAAGACCTTCTACAAGAGATTAAAGATCATAAATTTATTCCAGGGGAAAAGTTTTACTCTGAAGCAGAGTTGAAAAATCGTTACTCAGTAAGTTCAATTACGGTTGTTAAAGCGTTGAATGAACTTACTCTTGAAGGATATCTTTTCCGTATTCAAGGAAAAGGAACATTTGTTTCTAAAGCTAAAGTAAGCACAAATGTTAAATTTTCGGATATAGAAAATCATTCTGTGGATTCTGAACATGTTGAAGTACTTTCTGTAATCGAAGAAAATGACCCTACTATTTTGAAAGAATTGAATTTAACAGCAAAGGATAGTTACGTGACCGTCACACGTGTTCGTTATGCGAATGATGTTCCTTTTTTAATTCACCATTCTCATTTACCGAGAAAACTCATTCAAACCAATTTGGAAAATTTAGAGGCGTTCTCAAGTGTGTCCGAACGTGTGCACTTAGATTCTGGCGTTAATTTGTTCAATCAGTCCTCTGTTGAAACGAATGACATCATATTCCCAGATGATCCTTCAATTCTAAACCAACTGCGCTTAAGTTTCAGAGAACCTGTTGTCGAACAAATTAAGACGACCTACTTGGATTCTAACGAAGTCGCAGAATACACCGTTTCTTATAAGCATTGGAAGTTTTATAAGATTAAAATTGAAGTAGAGCATAAAAAACAAAGGTTGGGACAATAA
- a CDS encoding beta-galactosidase, protein MNTFEIKEDFLVNGKKTKLISGAIHYFRLTEKQWEDSLYNLKALGANAVETYIPWNIHEPFEGEFDFSGMKNVEGFIQKAAEFGLMVILRPSVYICAEWEFGGLPAWLLNSPGMRVRSTCPLFMEKVRNYLCHLIPKLVPYQATNDGPIIMMQIENEYGSYGMEKNYLYQTKIIMEELGVDVPLFTADGADPEFLDAGTLIDEDVFVTGNFGSRSKENVRHLQNFFDQHGKKWPIMCMEFWDGWFNRWGEEIIRRDAEDLAKDVKEMLELGSINFYMFHGGTNFGFYNGCSVRGVKDLPQITSYDYDALLDEAGNPTPKYFAVQKVIKEVCPDVWQAEPRSKTFGHYGKAQVKAAVSLFETLADIAEVQESVYPLTMEEMGSGLGYSLYEVEIKNYHRENKFKLIGASDRAQVFLDNVPYATVNQEEVADFGMVKGCSNKETLDVKVLIENTGRANYGYKLMMHTQRKGIREGIMHNMNYQLGYKQFALDMSKEQLEKVDYSKKFVAGHPTFYKFEIEVSTVADTYIDCSKFGKGFVAVDGVNLGRYWNIGPVGSLYCPKEFLKEGVNEIVVFETEGVLIESIELTNQPVYISICIK, encoded by the coding sequence ATGAATACATTTGAAATAAAAGAAGATTTTTTAGTGAATGGCAAAAAAACAAAACTTATCAGCGGAGCGATCCATTACTTCCGCTTAACAGAAAAGCAATGGGAAGACAGTCTTTACAATCTAAAAGCTTTAGGTGCTAATGCGGTTGAAACTTACATCCCTTGGAATATTCATGAACCTTTTGAAGGTGAATTTGATTTTTCTGGGATGAAAAATGTAGAAGGTTTTATCCAAAAAGCCGCTGAATTTGGGTTAATGGTTATCTTGCGTCCATCTGTTTATATTTGTGCAGAATGGGAATTTGGAGGATTGCCAGCTTGGTTGTTAAATTCGCCAGGTATGCGTGTAAGATCGACTTGTCCTTTATTTATGGAAAAAGTGAGAAACTACCTTTGTCATTTGATTCCTAAGTTAGTTCCTTATCAAGCGACAAATGATGGACCTATTATTATGATGCAAATTGAAAATGAGTATGGGTCTTATGGAATGGAAAAAAATTATCTATATCAAACTAAAATCATAATGGAAGAGTTAGGCGTGGATGTGCCTTTATTCACAGCGGATGGAGCAGACCCTGAATTCTTAGACGCAGGCACTTTGATTGATGAAGATGTATTTGTTACTGGTAATTTTGGCTCACGTTCAAAAGAAAATGTTCGACACTTGCAAAACTTTTTTGATCAGCACGGTAAAAAATGGCCGATTATGTGTATGGAGTTTTGGGACGGTTGGTTTAATCGTTGGGGTGAAGAAATTATCCGTCGCGATGCAGAAGACTTAGCTAAAGACGTTAAAGAAATGCTTGAATTAGGGTCTATTAACTTTTACATGTTTCATGGTGGAACCAATTTTGGCTTTTATAATGGGTGTTCTGTGCGTGGAGTGAAAGATTTACCACAAATCACGAGCTATGATTACGATGCCTTGTTAGATGAAGCAGGAAATCCAACACCGAAGTATTTTGCTGTTCAAAAAGTCATCAAAGAAGTTTGTCCAGATGTTTGGCAGGCTGAACCACGTAGCAAGACGTTCGGTCACTATGGCAAAGCTCAAGTAAAAGCAGCTGTTTCTTTATTTGAGACTCTAGCTGATATAGCAGAGGTTCAAGAATCTGTTTATCCACTTACTATGGAAGAAATGGGAAGTGGTTTAGGTTACAGTTTATATGAGGTTGAAATTAAAAACTATCATCGTGAAAATAAGTTCAAGCTTATAGGAGCAAGTGATCGTGCTCAAGTCTTCTTGGATAATGTGCCTTATGCGACAGTCAACCAAGAAGAAGTAGCAGACTTTGGCATGGTAAAAGGTTGCTCCAATAAAGAAACACTTGATGTGAAGGTGTTAATCGAAAACACCGGACGAGCGAATTATGGCTACAAGCTGATGATGCACACTCAGCGAAAAGGGATTCGTGAGGGCATTATGCACAACATGAATTATCAACTTGGCTATAAACAATTTGCGCTTGATATGAGTAAAGAGCAATTGGAAAAAGTGGACTATTCAAAAAAATTTGTAGCAGGGCACCCCACCTTTTATAAGTTTGAAATTGAAGTGTCTACTGTTGCAGACACCTATATCGACTGTTCGAAATTTGGTAAAGGGTTTGTGGCAGTTGACGGTGTAAACTTAGGCCGTTATTGGAATATCGGACCAGTTGGAAGTCTATACTGTCCAAAAGAATTCTTAAAAGAAGGCGTTAACGAAATTGTTGTCTTTGAAACAGAAGGCGTATTGATTGAGTCAATTGAACTAACAAATCAACCAGTATATATATCTATTTGTATTAAGTAA
- a CDS encoding transcriptional regulator, which produces MDNDTHSNVEFPSDDKYETQCPLIYALDLIGKKWKIPIMWYLFENKFTRYNELKRKVKGITNMMLTKSLKELEEHNLIVRIQYETIPPKVEYSLTERGKALLPALNELSIWGEEQLKLDKSKSDF; this is translated from the coding sequence ATGGATAATGATACGCATTCCAATGTAGAATTTCCTAGTGATGATAAATATGAGACACAATGCCCCCTTATATACGCGTTAGATCTCATCGGGAAAAAGTGGAAGATACCTATTATGTGGTATTTATTTGAAAATAAATTCACTAGATATAATGAATTAAAACGAAAAGTTAAAGGCATAACAAATATGATGCTTACAAAGTCATTAAAAGAATTAGAAGAACATAATCTTATTGTTAGAATCCAATATGAAACGATTCCCCCTAAAGTTGAATATTCTCTAACAGAAAGAGGCAAAGCACTACTTCCTGCATTGAATGAATTGTCTATATGGGGCGAAGAACAACTTAAACTTGATAAATCTAAATCTGATTTTTAA
- a CDS encoding flavodoxin, with amino-acid sequence MKVYAINGSPRKNKNTATLLQKALDGVKEAAKDKEIETEIINLYDLNYTGCKSCFACKRLGSKSYGKCAVKDDIQEVLEKLSQADGLIFGSPIYFGTITGQLQSFLERLLFPYLVYDETYSTIAPKKMPTAFIYTMNAPEEFMDKIGYLSTFNKFESTLGRILTKPLVMYSNNTYQFDDYSKYKSTAFSEEAKAAHRKIQFPLDCQKAFELGANLIN; translated from the coding sequence ATGAAAGTTTATGCTATTAATGGAAGTCCAAGAAAAAATAAAAATACAGCTACATTGCTTCAAAAAGCTTTAGATGGAGTAAAAGAAGCTGCAAAAGATAAAGAAATCGAAACAGAAATCATTAATTTATATGATTTAAACTATACTGGCTGTAAAAGCTGCTTTGCCTGCAAAAGACTTGGAAGTAAAAGTTATGGAAAATGCGCTGTAAAAGACGATATTCAAGAAGTTTTAGAAAAGTTATCTCAAGCTGATGGGCTTATTTTTGGTTCTCCAATATATTTTGGTACTATAACAGGTCAATTACAATCATTTTTAGAAAGACTATTATTCCCTTATTTGGTGTATGATGAGACCTACTCTACAATTGCTCCAAAGAAGATGCCAACAGCATTCATTTATACAATGAATGCTCCAGAAGAGTTTATGGATAAAATCGGATATCTTTCAACATTTAATAAATTTGAATCTACTCTTGGCCGTATACTTACAAAACCATTAGTTATGTATTCAAATAACACTTACCAATTTGATGATTACTCAAAATATAAATCTACTGCCTTTTCTGAAGAAGCAAAAGCAGCACATAGAAAAATTCAATTTCCTTTAGATTGTCAAAAAGCATTTGAACTAGGTGCAAATTTAATAAACTAG